From Topomyia yanbarensis strain Yona2022 chromosome 1, ASM3024719v1, whole genome shotgun sequence, one genomic window encodes:
- the LOC131696276 gene encoding uncharacterized protein LOC131696276: protein MARKGYPDTKYRIMNRVTLYLEEHPERNRFQKGKPSYQWFRRFLNRYRSELSVRKPESVTKASANVTESDIRKWFKEVLGILREEKVADILSDPRRILNGDEACFYLDPMINKVIARRGERNVYKVDQGPAKKNITVMFTCSADDVMFPPMIVLPYKKIPMEVTKSVPAERTTDG, encoded by the exons ATGGCCCGAAAAGGATACCCTGATACTAAATACCGCATCATGAATCGGGTGACCCTCTACTTAGAAGAGCATCCGGAAAGAAATCGTTTCCAAAAAGGAAAACCAA GTTATCAATGGTTTCGTCGTTTTTTGAACCGTTACCGGTCTGAACTTTCTGTTCGAAAGCCGGAGAGTGTCACGAAAGCTAGTGCGAACGTAACCGAGTCCGACATTAGAAAGTGGTTTAAAGAGGTTTTAGGAATTCTTCGCGAAGAGAAGGTAGCCGACATTCTTTCCGATCCAAGAAGAATTCTTAACGGCGACGAAGCCTGCTTCTACTTGGATCCGATGATCAACAAAGTGATTGCTAGGAGAGGTGAGCGAAACGTGTATAAAGTTGATCAGGGACCGGCGAAGAAAAATATCACGGTGATGTTTACTTGCTCTGCTGATGATGTAATGTTTCCCCCAATGATAGTGTTGCCGTACAAAAAAATTCCTATGGAAGTTACGAAGAGCGTGCCCGCTGAACGGACAACGGATGGATGA